One window of the Erythrolamprus reginae isolate rEryReg1 unplaced genomic scaffold, rEryReg1.hap1 H_27, whole genome shotgun sequence genome contains the following:
- the LOC139155536 gene encoding uncharacterized protein, whose translation MKNATVRNKILTEDDPTLQSVIKLAQTAEVADAAAKELKEHEKKETVSKISVAVSRAETTDDLSPAATDDDACLLLPSEQARQPRYQRPSNPCPGCRGNHPRQRCPFRDAFCRRCNRRGHIAEACRAPLPEESFSTPRQHRFNNQAQQPRDNKFSRGFNRRNDSTANRDYAREGNGSRTTTPTAAEGSSLDLGHNGARSFS comes from the exons ATGAAGAACGCGACGGTCCGAAACAAGatcctaacagaggacgacccaacgcttcagtcagttaTCAAGCTGGcccaaacagccgaagtagctgacgcggccgctaaagaactaaaagaacatgaaaagaaggagaccgtctccaaaatctccgttgctgtttcccgcgccgaaaccacagacgacctcagcccagctgccacggacgacgacgcCTGTCTCCTGCTACcgtccgagcaagccagacaacccagataccaacgtccctccaacccatgccccggttgccgaggaaatcacccacgacagcgttgccccttcagggacgccttttgccgccgctgcaatcgacgcgggcacatcgccgaggcttgcagagcgccccttccagaggagtccttctctacaccccgccaacatcgtttcaacaaccaggcacaacaaccgcgagacaacaaattttcaagaggcttcaatcgcagaaacgactccaccgctaaccgtgactacgcacgag aaggcaacggcagcagaaccactacaccgactgctgcagaagggagttccctggacctggggcacaatggagcgcgaagcttttcttaa